From the Chitinolyticbacter meiyuanensis genome, one window contains:
- a CDS encoding RHS repeat protein codes for MTLSTFRRLLLAGLALGSSAVYAALPAHQSTVSTYYDYDALGRLERVYDAKGYQTTFTYDANGNRKTRKDALGRITSYSYDALNRLKTITNPDTGVITFSYDGRDNLVSVQDAEGFTTSYTYNGFDDLIRQVSPDSGTTTYVHEADGHLKSKTDARNKTATYTRDDLGRVKQIAFVDETHSFTYDTAANGNGLLASFSDASGSTSYGYNAQGRLALVNRSIGGIALNSQLGYNSAGQLSQITYPSGTLVNYSWSNGRISEVKVNGQVLLNNAQYGANGRLLGWTWANGKQRKHPGDNQGQIAGITTATQTYTYSYDAVGNLTKQDPGTTPAGVREYGYDSMDRLTLNNIGTSTSYGYQYDLNGNRTERRLGTAVTQLNHDPNSNRVLSQSGATTANYSYDAAGNMVNSGANVYNNAGRLTKTKVGTIWWQYSYNALGQRVKKSDGVNDTTLFTYDEAGQTVGEYDATGQRRTETVWLDNIPVAVIQGAGASPKLYYVWADHLNTPRQLTDPSANNKLVWEWTFGEAFGNWNVNEDPDADTIKVTYNLRFPGQYFDKEIGRHYNYFRDYDPRIGRYIQSDPIGLQGGINTYGYVGGNPLKYVDPSGLEKIILLPPGDPNYQAAEDTPDDPEVCLVISHGSPRSVNRMNAKALHKFLKGKCKPKQPVKLDACRTGQGENSIAEQLANLRKTPVTAPDERTWTTPWNTNFDNPYPPMSSDPKSNWNNVPDISKPGTWREFNP; via the coding sequence ATGACGCTTTCCACCTTCCGCCGCCTGTTGCTGGCCGGCCTGGCCCTGGGCAGCAGCGCGGTCTACGCCGCCCTGCCGGCCCACCAGTCCACCGTCAGCACCTACTACGACTACGACGCCCTCGGCCGTCTGGAACGGGTGTATGACGCCAAGGGCTACCAGACCACCTTCACCTACGACGCCAACGGCAACCGCAAGACCCGCAAGGATGCGCTGGGCCGCATCACCAGCTACAGCTACGACGCGCTCAACCGGCTCAAGACCATCACCAACCCGGATACCGGGGTGATCACCTTCAGCTATGACGGCCGCGACAACCTGGTCTCGGTCCAGGATGCCGAAGGCTTCACCACCAGCTACACCTACAACGGCTTCGACGACCTGATCCGCCAGGTCAGCCCGGATAGCGGTACCACGACGTATGTTCACGAAGCCGATGGTCATCTCAAGAGCAAGACCGACGCCCGCAACAAGACCGCCACCTACACCCGGGATGACCTGGGGCGGGTGAAGCAGATCGCCTTCGTCGACGAAACCCACAGCTTCACCTACGACACCGCCGCCAATGGCAACGGCTTGCTCGCCAGCTTCAGCGATGCCAGCGGCAGCACCAGCTACGGCTACAACGCCCAAGGCCGGCTGGCACTGGTCAACCGCAGCATCGGCGGCATCGCCCTCAACAGCCAGCTCGGCTACAACAGTGCTGGCCAGCTGAGCCAGATCACCTATCCCTCCGGCACCCTCGTCAACTACAGCTGGAGCAATGGCCGGATCAGCGAGGTCAAGGTCAACGGCCAGGTGCTGCTGAACAACGCGCAATACGGCGCCAATGGCCGCCTGCTGGGCTGGACCTGGGCCAATGGCAAACAGCGGAAACACCCCGGTGACAACCAGGGTCAGATTGCCGGCATCACCACCGCCACCCAGACCTACACCTACAGCTATGACGCCGTTGGCAATCTGACCAAGCAAGACCCCGGCACGACCCCGGCCGGCGTACGCGAGTATGGCTACGACAGCATGGACCGGCTGACGCTGAACAACATCGGCACCAGCACCAGCTATGGCTACCAGTACGACCTGAACGGCAATCGCACCGAACGCCGGCTGGGCACCGCCGTCACCCAGCTCAACCACGACCCCAACAGCAACCGGGTGCTGTCGCAGAGTGGCGCCACCACCGCCAACTACAGCTACGATGCCGCCGGCAACATGGTGAACAGCGGGGCCAACGTCTACAACAACGCCGGCCGCCTCACCAAGACCAAGGTCGGCACCATCTGGTGGCAATACAGCTACAACGCCCTCGGCCAGCGGGTGAAGAAGAGCGATGGGGTCAACGACACCACGCTGTTCACCTATGACGAAGCCGGCCAGACCGTCGGTGAATACGACGCCACCGGCCAACGCCGTACCGAAACTGTGTGGCTGGACAACATCCCGGTCGCCGTTATCCAGGGCGCCGGCGCCAGCCCCAAGCTGTACTACGTGTGGGCGGATCACCTGAACACCCCGCGCCAGCTGACTGACCCGAGTGCCAACAACAAGCTGGTGTGGGAATGGACTTTCGGTGAAGCGTTCGGCAACTGGAACGTGAACGAAGACCCGGATGCCGACACCATCAAGGTGACGTACAACCTGCGCTTCCCGGGGCAGTACTTCGACAAGGAGATCGGCCGGCACTACAACTACTTCCGGGACTATGATCCGCGCATTGGGCGGTATATCCAGAGCGATCCGATTGGGCTCCAGGGAGGGATTAATACGTATGGGTATGTGGGCGGTAACCCATTAAAGTACGTGGACCCATCGGGATTAGAGAAGATTATTCTCCTTCCTCCGGGCGATCCTAATTATCAGGCTGCGGAAGATACTCCTGATGATCCTGAGGTTTGCTTGGTTATTTCGCACGGGAGTCCACGTTCGGTTAATCGCATGAATGCCAAGGCACTTCACAAATTTCTTAAAGGAAAATGTAAGCCGAAGCAGCCAGTAAAGTTAGATGCTTGCAGAACGGGGCAAGGCGAAAATTCAATTGCCGAACAATTGGCGAATTTGCGCAAAACTCCTGTGACTGCTCCGGATGAACGCACGTGGACAACTCCATGGAATACTAATTTTGACAACCCTTACCCACCCATGTCGTCTGATCCAAAGTCAAATTGGAATAATGTGCCTGATATTAGTAAGCCAGGTACATGGCGTGAGTTCAATCCGTGA
- a CDS encoding RHS repeat protein, which produces MRLSPSPPETLGFYAPPGNENTQLADTDPDGAAQPLLFPPRVDYYLLERADGQSIAFDKDGTPRDQQFGLAYRMIISNDGFAVSDNVNTEYYDTDGKLIKVVTPKQAIELMYENDAYHLLHKVSDDQGHSLVFVYAYPFRLAQVIPNAGAAIRYAYDAQNRLEAVVYPDQYSRQYHYEDGTNPYLLSGITDEAGIRYATWRYNSAGQAISSEHAGGAQKVTLAFSESDGERITTETDALSSVRTYRFSRYGGSWLLSGKDQPGGAGCDPASSALGYDTNGNIKTRTDFNGVTTSYVYDLSRNLETSRTEAVGTPQARTITTTWHPTFRLPATVTEPGRVTIFTYDPSKGLLTQKQVTADGVSRIEAWSYFPNGLVQTATDARGKVTSYTYDAQGNLATVTDPVGLVTRFTSYDPHGNVLTQIAPNGVTTTFTYDLRQRLKTRTTGGELTQFAYKPTGLLEKVTFPDQSWLQYRYDPAHRLIGIDHSNGSRIDYTLDNAGNTKREDRYDPAGVLAAAQQAATQAQSLTTAPKAQ; this is translated from the coding sequence ATGAGGTTGAGCCCAAGTCCTCCCGAAACCTTGGGTTTTTACGCGCCGCCGGGCAATGAAAATACACAGCTTGCAGATACTGATCCTGATGGAGCGGCTCAGCCACTGCTTTTTCCGCCACGCGTGGATTACTACCTGCTGGAACGCGCAGATGGTCAAAGCATTGCCTTCGATAAAGATGGCACTCCGCGCGATCAGCAGTTCGGTTTGGCTTATCGGATGATAATATCTAACGATGGCTTCGCCGTGAGTGATAATGTCAATACAGAATATTACGACACTGATGGCAAGTTAATTAAAGTCGTGACGCCTAAGCAGGCCATCGAACTGATGTATGAAAACGATGCCTATCATTTGCTACACAAAGTAAGTGACGATCAAGGGCATAGTTTGGTTTTTGTCTACGCCTATCCGTTCCGCTTGGCGCAAGTCATTCCGAATGCCGGCGCTGCCATTCGCTATGCCTATGATGCCCAAAATCGTTTAGAGGCAGTAGTTTATCCCGATCAATACAGTCGGCAGTATCACTATGAAGATGGGACCAACCCTTATTTATTAAGCGGGATTACTGACGAAGCCGGTATTCGCTACGCGACTTGGCGCTACAACAGCGCAGGCCAAGCCATCTCGTCTGAACATGCGGGTGGAGCACAAAAGGTCACACTGGCTTTCAGCGAGAGCGACGGCGAACGCATAACTACCGAAACTGACGCGCTATCATCGGTGCGCACATACCGCTTCAGCCGCTATGGTGGGTCTTGGCTGTTATCGGGCAAGGACCAACCCGGTGGCGCCGGTTGCGATCCGGCCAGCTCAGCGCTGGGTTACGACACTAATGGCAACATCAAGACCCGCACCGACTTCAACGGGGTGACCACCAGCTACGTCTACGACCTGAGCCGCAACCTCGAAACCAGTCGCACCGAGGCCGTGGGCACGCCGCAGGCCCGCACCATCACCACCACCTGGCACCCCACCTTCCGCTTGCCGGCCACCGTCACCGAACCCGGCCGGGTCACCATCTTCACCTACGACCCCAGCAAGGGCCTGCTCACCCAGAAGCAGGTCACCGCCGACGGCGTCAGCCGGATCGAAGCGTGGAGCTACTTCCCCAACGGCCTGGTGCAGACCGCCACCGATGCCCGCGGCAAGGTGACCAGCTACACCTATGACGCCCAGGGCAATCTGGCGACGGTGACCGATCCGGTCGGCCTGGTGACCCGCTTCACCAGCTACGACCCGCACGGCAATGTGCTGACGCAGATCGCGCCCAATGGCGTGACCACTACCTTCACCTACGACCTGCGGCAACGGCTCAAGACCCGTACCACCGGCGGTGAACTGACTCAGTTCGCCTACAAGCCGACGGGCTTGCTGGAGAAGGTGACCTTCCCGGATCAGAGCTGGCTGCAGTACCGCTACGACCCGGCCCATCGCTTGATCGGCATCGATCACAGCAATGGCAGCCGGATCGACTACACCCTGGATAACGCCGGCAATACCAAGCGCGAAGACCGCTATGACCCGGCCGGCGTGTTGGCCGCGGCGCAGCAGGCGGCGACCCAGGCGCAGAGCCTCACCACCGCGCCGAAGGCGCAGTGA